The proteins below are encoded in one region of Lactuca sativa cultivar Salinas chromosome 3, Lsat_Salinas_v11, whole genome shotgun sequence:
- the LOC111895804 gene encoding uncharacterized protein LOC111895804: MHQGSSSSRSGMSLEDIVKSLATSTQTFQNETKASIKTLEQQMTQLATSMSKLESQGKLPAQTEKNPKHSACAITLRNGKEHEGPKMIEEEEEEMELEKEDEKSKTPSKQVPIEAKVTPPPFPSRLNKSKREREDNEIMDMFRKVEVNIPLIDVIKQVPRYAKFLKELCTSKKKLKENETVKVGENVSVVLQKRLPQKCKDPGVFMVPCKLGNLHVPRAMLDLGASINVLPYSIFKTLNIGTLKKTGVIIQLVDRSLVHPKGVLEDMLVQVNELVFPADFYVLDMDDDDSPNLSSILLGRPFLKTARMKIDVYDGTLSMEFDGEVINFNIYDAMRYPSDISSLNFMDVTEPLTEECFDLSNLDVLALILDRNLQKERVEKLANQFTIDKEIMEVVSCMDEKKKMRFDVPKLKIQMSNEKLVPSIVQAPELELKTLPEHLKYAYLRDKETLPVIISTKLSTKEEEELVTTLKDYNDAIAWTIADIKELSPSLCMHKILMEEDYKPSREAQRRLNPPMMEVVKK; the protein is encoded by the coding sequence atgcatcaaggaAGTAGTTCAAGCAGATCAGGAATGTCTTTGGAAGACATTGTTAAGAGTTTAGCCACAAGTACTCAAACATTTCAAAATGAGACCAAGGCGAGCATCAAGACTTTGGAGCAACAAATGACTCAACTCGCCACTTCTATGAGTAAATTGGAGTCACAAGGCAAACTACCCGCGCAAACCGAGAAGAATCCAAAACATAGTGCATGTGCCATCACTTTGAGGAATGGCAAAGAACATGAAGGTCCTAAAatgattgaagaagaagaagaagagatggaGCTAGAGAAAGAAGACGAAAAGTCAAAAACACCCTCAAAGCAAGTTCCTATTGAAGCAAAAGTCACTCCTCCTCCATTTCCTTCAAGATTAAACAAGTCAAAGCGTGAAAGGGAAGATAATGAAATCATGGACATGTTCAGGAAGGTTGAGGTAAATATTCCTCTTATTGATGTCATCAAACAAGTCCCTAGGTATGctaaattccttaaggaattatGTACATCCAAGAAAAAGTTGAAAGAGAATGAAACTGTTAAAGTAGGAGAAAATGTGTCTGTAGTGTTACAAAAAAGACTACCTCAAAAATGTAAGGATCCGGGTGTTTTCATGGTTCCTTGCAAATTAGGTAATCTTCATGTTCCAAGAGCTATGCTAGACCTTGGAGCTTCTATCAATGTTTTGCCATATTCCATCTTTAAAACTTTAAATATTGGCACATTGAAGAAGACCGGGGTAATCATTCAATTGGTTGATAGATCTTTAGTACATCCCAAAGGTGTGCTAGAAGATATGTTAGTCCAAGTGAATGAACTAGTGTTTCCAGCAGATTTTTATGTCCTTGACATGGATGATGATGACTCACCAAATTTGAGCTCAATTCTTCTAGGAAGACCCTTTTTGAAAACAGCCAggatgaaaattgatgtttatgatGGTACATTGTCCATGGAATTTGATGGGGAGGTGATAAATTTCAATATTTATGATGCTATGAGATATCCAAGTGATATTTCATctttgaattttatggatgtcacTGAACCATTGACAGAGGAGTGTTTTGATTTGTCTAATCTTGATGTGTTAGCTCTCATTTTAGACAggaatcttcaaaaggaaagaGTGGAAAAACTTGCCAATCAATTTACAattgataaagagattatggAGGTTGTGTCTTGCatggatgagaagaagaaaatgAGGTTTGATGTTCCAAAGCTGAAAATACAAATGTCTAATGAGAAACTTGTTCCTTCTATTGTGCAGGCACCAGAATTGGAGCTCAAAACTTTACCCGAGCATCTCAAGTATGCATATCTTAGAGATAAAGAAACTTTGCCAGTGATCATCTCCACCAAGCTGTCAacaaaagaagaggaagagcttgTCACCACTTTGAAAGACTATAATGATGCTATTGCGTGGACTATAGCTGACATCAAAGAGCTAAGTCCTTCACTTTGCATGCACAAAATCCTTATGGAAGAAGACTACAAGCCTTCCCGAGAAGCTCAAAGGCGTTTGAatcctccaatgatggaggtaGTGAAGAAATAa